In Rubrivirga sp. SAORIC476, a single window of DNA contains:
- a CDS encoding DUF3601 domain-containing protein, protein MRITDLEAGVAYVVRQSFRDDAGTLVLPGDRMTFERYRAVPVTGAFEVTFREETLVLHEDRQSDVCEHAEWFFDWT, encoded by the coding sequence ATGCGCATCACCGATCTTGAAGCCGGCGTCGCCTACGTCGTCCGCCAGTCGTTCCGCGACGACGCAGGCACGCTCGTGCTGCCGGGCGATCGGATGACGTTCGAGCGCTACCGCGCCGTGCCGGTCACGGGCGCGTTCGAGGTCACCTTCCGCGAGGAGACGCTCGTGCTCCACGAGGACCGCCAGTCCGACGTGTGCGAGCACGCGGAGTGGTTCTTCGACTGGACGTGA
- a CDS encoding M23 family metallopeptidase — protein sequence MSSRLLVVALLVLAACEAAPDTPPPATTTAVRSPGAEPADPDRLSLILPTANRALFEDAPERFYQGLNVTIDSMREEKWEGGQYGFVRDPVPAAFGRRTFRRVHEGIDIAPAERDSLGEPVDSVMAIDRGVVAYVNTGASAYGNYVVVEHDWSDSPVYSLYAHLADTAVVEGDTVAQGARLGTLGYTGRGISRDRAHVHLEIAFLINRHEGVWFEEYIGSEDAHGLFFGSNLAGVPPAGLFLALRENPDLTFPEYVASLAESYVIDLPGGQPLDLIERYPWLGPEAAAADPASVPAWRIEFTQEGAPMRVEVARTPVERATVDGVSLRIWLTSASTNRVLQRRGISFEPTRRGYQTFALYSTTADQAPRW from the coding sequence ATGTCCTCCCGTCTCCTCGTCGTTGCCCTCCTCGTCCTCGCGGCCTGTGAGGCCGCTCCCGACACGCCGCCCCCTGCCACGACGACCGCCGTTCGCTCTCCGGGCGCCGAGCCCGCCGACCCCGACCGCCTCTCGCTGATCCTTCCGACGGCCAACCGTGCGCTCTTCGAGGACGCGCCGGAGCGGTTCTATCAGGGGCTGAACGTGACCATCGACAGCATGCGTGAGGAGAAGTGGGAGGGGGGACAGTACGGGTTCGTCCGCGACCCCGTGCCCGCGGCTTTCGGTCGGCGCACGTTCCGGCGCGTCCACGAGGGCATCGACATCGCGCCCGCCGAGCGGGACTCGCTCGGCGAACCCGTCGACTCCGTGATGGCCATCGACCGGGGCGTCGTGGCGTACGTGAACACCGGCGCGTCGGCGTACGGCAACTACGTGGTCGTGGAGCATGACTGGAGCGACAGCCCGGTGTACAGCCTCTACGCCCACCTGGCCGACACGGCGGTCGTCGAGGGCGACACGGTCGCGCAGGGCGCCCGGCTCGGAACGCTCGGCTACACCGGCCGCGGCATCAGCCGGGACCGCGCGCACGTCCACCTGGAGATCGCCTTCCTCATCAATCGGCACGAAGGCGTCTGGTTCGAGGAGTACATCGGCAGCGAGGATGCCCACGGTCTGTTCTTCGGGTCGAACCTGGCAGGAGTGCCGCCAGCCGGGCTGTTCCTCGCCCTCCGCGAGAACCCCGACCTGACGTTCCCGGAGTACGTGGCGTCCCTCGCCGAGAGCTACGTGATCGACCTGCCCGGCGGCCAGCCGCTCGACCTGATCGAGCGCTACCCCTGGCTCGGCCCCGAGGCCGCCGCGGCCGACCCGGCCTCGGTGCCTGCGTGGCGCATCGAGTTCACGCAGGAAGGGGCGCCGATGCGCGTCGAGGTGGCCCGCACCCCCGTCGAGCGGGCGACGGTCGACGGCGTGAGCCTGCGGATCTGGCTGACGAGCGCGAGCACGAACCGGGTGCTGCAGCGCCGGGGGATCTCCTTCGAGCCGACGCGCCGGGGCTACCAGACCTTCGCGCTCTACAGCACCACGGCCGACCAGGCGCCGCGGTGGTAG
- a CDS encoding endonuclease/exonuclease/phosphatase family protein, which translates to MARPTRVSPYLAELIARPHVSPAPPIGKTFRMASYNIHRWAGVRGGKQYEPERAVAVIDEIGADVLALQEVLRPSVGDDPLRALAEHLGFHLAFVVTRLHKRGELGNAVLSRWPLAGALAIDLSFGRLERRAALAVRVSDGERHLQVAATHLALVDRTRARQVETLLGHPQLADGPTVLVGDMNAWRPTKASRALDDHFTARHHNANWPASFPVVRPVLALDRLYARGVTVVEMGAHISEAARRGSDHLPIVATIQLESQTS; encoded by the coding sequence GTGGCCCGTCCGACCCGCGTTTCTCCCTACCTCGCCGAGCTGATCGCTCGTCCCCACGTCTCCCCGGCGCCCCCAATCGGGAAGACCTTCCGGATGGCGTCCTACAACATTCACCGCTGGGCGGGCGTGCGCGGGGGGAAGCAGTACGAGCCCGAGCGTGCCGTGGCCGTGATCGACGAGATCGGGGCAGACGTGCTCGCGCTCCAGGAAGTCCTCCGGCCGTCCGTCGGCGACGACCCGTTGCGGGCCCTGGCCGAGCACCTCGGCTTTCACCTCGCGTTCGTCGTGACGCGGCTGCACAAGCGGGGTGAACTGGGCAACGCCGTCCTGTCGCGATGGCCGCTGGCGGGCGCTCTCGCCATTGACCTCTCGTTCGGGAGGCTGGAGCGCCGCGCCGCGCTGGCGGTCCGCGTGAGCGACGGCGAGCGTCACCTGCAGGTCGCCGCGACGCACCTCGCGCTGGTCGACCGGACGCGCGCCCGGCAGGTCGAAACCCTCCTCGGGCACCCGCAGCTGGCCGACGGACCGACGGTGCTCGTGGGCGACATGAACGCGTGGCGCCCTACCAAGGCGTCGCGCGCCCTCGACGACCACTTCACAGCGCGCCACCACAACGCCAACTGGCCGGCCTCCTTCCCGGTCGTCCGCCCCGTGCTGGCGCTCGACCGGCTCTACGCGCGTGGCGTCACGGTCGTGGAGATGGGGGCGCACATCAGCGAGGCGGCGCGGCGTGGCTCGGATCATCTGCCGATCGTCGCGACGATCCAATTGGAGAGCCAGACCTCGTAA
- a CDS encoding ParB/RepB/Spo0J family partition protein has protein sequence MASPKKAALGKGLSALLPSQPDDAGDETGSRTRLYNFEERRRLAGRVAELDLDAIRPNPYQPRTDFDETALDELASSISQLGIIQPLTVRALGEGRYELISGERRLRASRRAGLKRVPAYVREADTEAMLEMAIVENVQREDLNPVEVALGYQRLMEEVGLTQEQVAEKVGKSRPTVANALRLLKLPPRVQASLREGALSSGHARALVGVENDQDLLDLHRSILDDGLSVRDVEQRTKQLREGPPAKTTSESKATADGPSLSERDRLQVEAMEARLREHVSSRVQIKHRASDGSGTVEIAYYSIDDLERVVGRLSGA, from the coding sequence ATGGCCTCCCCCAAGAAAGCCGCCCTCGGAAAGGGTCTCAGCGCCCTCCTCCCCTCTCAGCCCGACGACGCGGGTGACGAGACGGGCTCGCGCACGCGCCTCTACAACTTCGAGGAGCGCCGCCGCCTCGCGGGCCGCGTCGCCGAACTCGATCTCGACGCGATCCGGCCCAACCCCTACCAGCCCCGGACCGACTTCGACGAGACGGCCCTCGACGAGCTGGCCTCCTCGATCTCGCAGCTCGGCATCATCCAGCCCCTGACCGTCCGCGCGCTGGGCGAGGGGCGGTACGAGTTGATCTCCGGCGAGCGGCGTCTCCGCGCCAGCCGCCGGGCGGGCCTCAAGCGGGTCCCCGCCTACGTCCGCGAGGCGGACACGGAGGCGATGCTGGAGATGGCCATCGTCGAGAACGTCCAGCGCGAGGACCTCAACCCGGTCGAGGTGGCGCTCGGCTACCAGCGACTGATGGAGGAGGTGGGCCTGACCCAGGAGCAGGTGGCCGAGAAGGTCGGCAAGAGCCGCCCGACGGTGGCCAACGCGCTCCGCCTGCTGAAGCTGCCGCCGCGCGTCCAGGCATCGCTGCGGGAGGGCGCGCTCTCGTCCGGTCACGCCCGCGCCCTCGTGGGCGTAGAGAACGACCAGGACCTGCTGGATCTCCACCGGTCGATCCTGGACGACGGCCTCTCGGTCCGCGACGTCGAGCAGCGCACGAAGCAGCTCCGGGAGGGGCCGCCTGCCAAGACGACCTCTGAGTCCAAGGCGACGGCCGACGGCCCCAGCCTGTCGGAGCGCGACCGCCTTCAGGTCGAAGCCATGGAAGCCCGGCTCCGCGAGCACGTGTCGAGCCGCGTCCAGATCAAGCACCGCGCCAGCGACGGAAGCGGCACCGTCGAGATCGCGTACTACTCAATCGACGATCTGGAGCGCGTCGTGGGCCGGCTCTCCGGCGCGTAG
- the creD gene encoding cell envelope integrity protein CreD: MSDSTDAPPPPPPVPRLPTPRSLRPPRVPSPRRSLALKVLAIVGIVLILMVPLALLSGLISEREQLREEARSEVSAQWGQDQTLGGPVLTIPYTATEPAEGGGQRTVTRYAHLFPDALDVEGRLEPQVRTRGIFRVVLYETQLTVQGRFPSVDSAAFGVARGALRLDEAFVQIGLSDLVGVRDPIRLEWDGTTREADPGIVTGDVFSTGVSIPVTVDADGAAFSFDLSLNGSGSLGVLPVGRETTLKLASPWDTPRFAGAFLPEERTVAADGFEARWRVLHLNRNYPQAFTGSFGRPTALPRRASYEYYEPGFDGSGPSAFGVELLLPVDEYQKTNRAAKYGVLFVFLTFLTFFFVEVLGGRRIHPIQYLLVGFAVTLFYLLLLAFAEYMPFNGAYGVAAVAILSLVTLYARAVFGEWRLAALVGGLLTLFYGYFFVLLQLEAYALLAGSLGLLVTLAVVMYLSRKVDWYGDPFGGIGDPADAPPSSDPS, translated from the coding sequence CCCCCCCCCTGTCCCGCGGCTGCCCACCCCGAGGTCGCTGCGCCCGCCGAGGGTGCCGTCACCGCGCCGGTCGCTGGCGCTGAAGGTGCTCGCCATCGTCGGGATCGTGCTGATCCTGATGGTGCCGCTGGCGCTGCTGAGCGGTCTCATCTCGGAGCGCGAGCAACTGCGTGAGGAGGCCCGGAGCGAAGTGTCGGCACAGTGGGGCCAGGACCAGACCCTCGGCGGCCCGGTGCTCACGATCCCGTACACGGCCACCGAGCCCGCCGAGGGCGGGGGCCAGCGGACCGTGACGCGCTACGCGCACCTCTTTCCCGACGCGCTCGACGTGGAGGGCCGCCTGGAGCCGCAGGTCCGCACGCGGGGCATCTTCCGCGTCGTGCTGTACGAGACGCAACTGACGGTGCAGGGCCGCTTCCCGTCGGTCGACTCGGCGGCGTTCGGCGTCGCGCGCGGCGCGCTCCGCCTCGACGAGGCGTTCGTCCAGATCGGCCTCTCCGACCTCGTTGGCGTGCGCGACCCGATCCGACTGGAGTGGGACGGCACCACGCGCGAGGCGGACCCGGGCATCGTCACCGGCGACGTGTTCTCGACCGGCGTCTCGATTCCCGTCACCGTCGACGCCGACGGGGCTGCCTTCTCGTTCGACCTGAGTCTCAACGGCAGCGGCAGCCTGGGCGTGCTGCCCGTCGGCCGGGAGACGACGCTGAAGCTGGCCTCGCCCTGGGACACGCCCCGTTTCGCAGGCGCGTTTCTGCCGGAGGAGCGGACGGTCGCCGCCGATGGCTTCGAGGCGCGCTGGCGCGTCCTCCACCTCAACCGGAACTACCCGCAGGCCTTCACCGGGTCCTTCGGCCGGCCGACGGCGCTCCCGAGGCGGGCCAGCTACGAGTACTACGAGCCGGGGTTCGACGGCAGCGGCCCCTCGGCCTTCGGCGTGGAGCTGCTGCTGCCCGTCGACGAGTACCAGAAGACGAACCGGGCCGCCAAGTACGGCGTGCTGTTCGTCTTCCTGACGTTCCTGACGTTCTTCTTCGTCGAGGTGCTCGGCGGGCGTCGGATCCACCCGATCCAGTACCTGCTGGTCGGCTTCGCGGTGACGCTGTTCTACCTGCTGCTGCTGGCCTTCGCCGAGTACATGCCGTTCAACGGAGCGTACGGCGTCGCGGCGGTCGCCATCCTGTCGCTCGTGACCCTCTACGCGCGGGCGGTCTTCGGGGAGTGGCGGCTGGCTGCGCTCGTCGGCGGGCTGCTGACGCTGTTCTACGGCTACTTCTTCGTGCTCCTCCAGCTCGAGGCCTACGCCCTGCTGGCCGGGAGCCTCGGGCTGCTCGTGACGCTCGCCGTCGTGATGTACCTCTCGCGCAAGGTCGACTGGTACGGCGACCCCTTCGGGGGCATCGGCGACCCGGCGGACGCGCCGCCTTCTTCTGACCCCTCCTGA
- a CDS encoding acyl-CoA dehydrogenase, with protein sequence MPDAPTDTARLDAAEDPLADLSRGVASVLPLLYVAWADGLLTPSEIAATRDRLAGLDWMTEADLAQVSAWMDPAAPPSATTYFGWIRAIRRAAHHIPDVSQKSLADLGADLATLTGRGDGAGLPEEARLALSEVEALLGVVGEEAVRDLIAARPEADDALPRRAFDVDAMQALLDGRHAEIKNRVRRLLSDPAFAYPDPSVSNADYRDTVLRWTQLLADQGLGALAYPEWAGGEGDIAKFVAAFETIATHDLSLVVKYGVQFGLWGGSINALGSDAQRRELLPQIGTLALPGAFAMTERGHGSNVRELETTATFDRDTDEWVIQTPTEHDHKEWIGNAAAHGQMATVFAQLEVDGQGYGVHAFVVPIRTPDGDPAPGVRIGDSGHKMGLNGVDNGRLWFDAVRIPRTNLLSRYAQVSEDGTYTSPIPSAGKRFFVMLGTLVGGRIAVGTASNSAAKAGLTVAVRYGARRRQFGPAGGQEVVILDYLSHQRRLIPRIATSYGLTFALNRVAEDFSALEPGGDTREIEARASALKTMASWHATSTLQEAREACGGEGFRWSARIAHRKADSDIFTTFEGDNTVLQLQVAKGLLAGYRQEFSDMNAWGLVRYLRDKADVRLGEINPLARRNTTEAHLMDPAWHRELLERRERTLLVQVAARLKRRIDKGCDSFDAFVEVQDHLLTLARAHAERLVLEDFQAAAEAGADDQRKTLLGLLCALYALERIEDDRGWFLEQNLIDAPVAKAVRTQVNALLHRLRPVAVELVDAFGIPDELLGSEIGSGRLPLDP encoded by the coding sequence ATGCCCGACGCGCCCACCGACACCGCCCGCCTCGACGCCGCCGAGGACCCCCTCGCCGATCTGTCTCGGGGTGTGGCCTCTGTGCTTCCGCTCCTCTACGTCGCCTGGGCCGATGGCCTGCTGACGCCCTCTGAGATCGCGGCCACCCGCGACCGCCTCGCCGGGCTCGACTGGATGACGGAGGCCGACCTCGCCCAGGTCTCTGCTTGGATGGACCCCGCCGCCCCGCCGTCCGCGACGACCTACTTCGGGTGGATCCGCGCCATTCGGCGCGCGGCGCATCACATTCCGGACGTCTCCCAGAAGTCGCTCGCCGACCTCGGCGCCGACCTCGCCACCCTCACCGGACGTGGGGACGGCGCCGGGCTCCCCGAGGAGGCCCGGCTCGCGCTCAGCGAAGTCGAGGCGCTGCTGGGCGTCGTCGGCGAGGAGGCGGTGCGCGACCTGATCGCAGCCCGGCCCGAGGCGGACGATGCGCTCCCCCGGCGGGCGTTCGACGTGGACGCCATGCAGGCGCTGCTCGACGGGCGCCACGCAGAGATCAAGAACCGCGTTCGGCGTCTGCTCAGCGACCCGGCGTTCGCCTACCCCGATCCGTCGGTGTCGAATGCGGACTACCGCGACACCGTCCTCCGCTGGACCCAGTTGCTGGCCGACCAGGGGTTGGGCGCACTGGCCTACCCGGAGTGGGCCGGTGGCGAAGGGGACATCGCCAAGTTCGTGGCGGCCTTCGAGACCATCGCGACGCACGACCTGAGCCTCGTTGTCAAGTACGGCGTCCAGTTCGGGCTGTGGGGCGGGAGCATCAACGCGCTCGGGAGCGACGCTCAGCGGCGGGAGCTGCTGCCGCAGATCGGGACGCTGGCGCTGCCGGGCGCCTTCGCCATGACCGAGCGCGGTCACGGCTCCAACGTCCGCGAGTTGGAGACGACGGCCACCTTTGACCGGGACACCGACGAGTGGGTGATCCAGACCCCCACCGAGCACGACCACAAGGAGTGGATCGGCAACGCCGCCGCCCACGGGCAGATGGCGACGGTCTTTGCCCAGCTGGAAGTCGACGGGCAGGGCTACGGCGTCCACGCGTTCGTCGTCCCCATCCGCACCCCCGACGGCGACCCTGCGCCGGGCGTCCGCATCGGCGACAGCGGCCACAAGATGGGCCTCAACGGCGTCGACAACGGCCGCCTCTGGTTCGACGCGGTCCGCATCCCACGCACGAACCTGCTCAGCCGCTACGCGCAGGTTTCGGAGGACGGCACCTACACGAGCCCCATCCCGAGCGCGGGCAAGCGCTTCTTCGTGATGCTGGGCACGCTCGTCGGCGGGCGCATCGCGGTCGGTACGGCGTCCAACAGCGCGGCCAAGGCGGGGCTGACGGTGGCGGTGCGCTACGGCGCGCGGCGTCGGCAGTTCGGCCCGGCGGGAGGGCAGGAGGTCGTCATCCTGGACTACCTCAGCCACCAGCGGCGGCTCATCCCGCGCATCGCGACCAGCTACGGACTGACGTTCGCGCTCAACCGCGTCGCGGAGGACTTCTCGGCGCTCGAGCCCGGCGGCGACACGCGCGAGATCGAGGCCCGGGCGTCGGCGCTCAAGACGATGGCGTCGTGGCACGCGACCTCGACGCTCCAGGAGGCCCGCGAGGCGTGTGGCGGCGAGGGCTTCCGCTGGTCCGCCCGGATCGCCCACCGCAAGGCCGACTCCGACATCTTCACGACGTTCGAGGGCGACAACACGGTCCTCCAGCTTCAGGTCGCAAAGGGCCTGTTGGCGGGCTACCGCCAGGAGTTCTCCGACATGAATGCGTGGGGCCTGGTCCGCTACCTGCGCGACAAGGCGGACGTGCGTCTCGGCGAGATCAACCCGCTGGCCCGCCGCAACACGACCGAGGCGCACCTCATGGACCCGGCGTGGCACCGCGAACTCCTCGAACGCCGCGAGCGGACGCTGCTCGTGCAGGTCGCCGCGCGGCTCAAGCGCCGCATCGACAAGGGCTGCGACTCGTTCGATGCGTTTGTCGAAGTCCAGGACCATCTGCTGACCCTGGCCCGCGCGCACGCCGAGCGCTTGGTGCTCGAAGACTTCCAGGCTGCGGCCGAGGCGGGCGCGGACGACCAGCGCAAGACCCTCCTCGGCCTCCTGTGTGCCCTCTACGCGCTCGAACGGATCGAGGACGACCGTGGCTGGTTCCTGGAGCAGAACCTGATCGACGCGCCGGTCGCGAAGGCGGTCCGGACCCAGGTCAACGCGCTGCTGCACCGCCTCCGGCCGGTGGCCGTCGAGCTGGTCGACGCGTTCGGCATCCCGGACGAACTTCTGGGCTCGGAGATCGGCTCCGGCCGTCTCCCGCTCGATCCCTGA
- the purU gene encoding formyltetrahydrofolate deformylase: MPTDAVPLARLLVTCPDQPGIVAAVSGFLRNHGANITALDQHSTDPVGGTFFLRAEFTTPDLDLAAEALEAAFARVVATPFAMDWRIDYQARRKRMALMVSKFDHALLELLWLWRRGELDADIPLVVSNHDTLRDEVERFGVAYHHVPVTRETKAEAEAETVRLFTEAGVDVVVLARYMQILSPALVSRYAGRIINIHHSFLPAFIGADPYRQAFERGVKVIGATAHYVTEDLDEGPIIEQGVARASHRDSISDLKRTGQSLERDVLARAVRWHLEARVLVHENKTVVFA; the protein is encoded by the coding sequence ATGCCGACGGACGCCGTCCCCCTCGCTCGCCTCCTCGTCACGTGCCCGGACCAGCCGGGCATCGTGGCTGCGGTGAGCGGCTTCCTCCGCAACCACGGCGCCAACATCACGGCGCTCGACCAGCACTCGACCGACCCCGTCGGCGGGACGTTCTTCCTGCGGGCCGAGTTCACCACCCCCGACCTCGACCTCGCGGCGGAGGCGCTGGAGGCCGCCTTTGCGCGGGTCGTCGCCACGCCGTTCGCGATGGACTGGCGGATCGACTACCAGGCACGGCGCAAGCGGATGGCGCTCATGGTGTCGAAGTTCGACCACGCGCTCTTAGAGCTCCTCTGGCTCTGGCGCCGCGGCGAGCTCGACGCCGACATCCCGCTCGTGGTCAGCAACCACGACACGCTGCGCGACGAGGTCGAGCGGTTCGGCGTCGCGTACCACCACGTCCCGGTGACGAGGGAGACCAAGGCGGAGGCCGAGGCGGAGACGGTCCGGCTGTTCACCGAGGCAGGCGTGGACGTGGTCGTGCTGGCGCGCTACATGCAGATCCTCTCCCCCGCGCTCGTCTCGCGCTACGCGGGCCGCATCATCAACATCCACCACTCGTTCCTGCCTGCCTTCATCGGGGCCGACCCATACCGCCAGGCGTTCGAGCGGGGCGTCAAGGTGATCGGCGCGACGGCGCACTACGTGACCGAGGACCTGGACGAAGGCCCGATCATCGAGCAAGGCGTCGCCCGTGCCTCGCACCGGGATAGCATCTCGGACCTCAAGCGGACTGGCCAGTCCCTGGAGCGCGATGTGCTGGCCCGCGCGGTCCGCTGGCACCTCGAAGCGCGGGTGCTGGTCCACGAGAACAAGACCGTCGTGTTCGCCTGA
- a CDS encoding AI-2E family transporter has product MLPSGGETRHRALRYSARPLSSTPIQPLENRAFLALIVLVTVAFAWTLGGFLLPVFWAVVLAVLFSPLFRWFERRLGGRATPAALLTLGTVLVAVVVPLVVLGMLVTQEAVGVYQRVASGEIDLTEPVAAVERLVPQLSERAQELGVDFDQIRENVATSALAVSQEVASRLLGFGQQAVTFTLLLAVSLYVMFFFVRDGEALREVLIRALPLGDPRERRLFTKFAAVTRATVKGTFVISAVQGAIGGVAFALLGIGSPILWGVIMGVFSLIPAVGGAIVWIPAAIYLLAIGSWGKALILAGIGAGIMGTVDNALRPVLVGRDAGMPDYMILLSTLGGLATFGFSGLVVGPVVAGLFLTVWEIFTEEFGPADDHPTAPGVPPGPATEVQVDDAPPSGAEAA; this is encoded by the coding sequence TTGCTTCCATCGGGAGGTGAAACCCGACACCGTGCACTGCGATATTCCGCCCGCCCACTCTCCTCGACTCCCATCCAGCCTCTCGAGAATCGCGCGTTCCTCGCCCTCATCGTCCTGGTGACGGTCGCCTTCGCGTGGACGCTGGGCGGCTTTTTGCTGCCGGTGTTCTGGGCGGTTGTGCTGGCGGTGCTGTTCTCGCCGCTGTTCCGCTGGTTCGAGCGCCGCCTCGGCGGTCGCGCGACCCCGGCAGCTCTGCTGACGCTGGGGACGGTGCTGGTGGCCGTCGTGGTGCCGCTCGTCGTGCTCGGCATGCTGGTCACTCAGGAGGCCGTCGGCGTGTACCAACGGGTCGCAAGTGGCGAGATCGACCTGACGGAGCCGGTGGCGGCGGTCGAGCGGCTCGTGCCTCAGCTGTCCGAACGCGCGCAGGAACTGGGCGTCGACTTCGACCAGATCCGGGAGAACGTGGCGACGTCCGCGCTGGCGGTCAGCCAGGAGGTGGCCTCCCGGCTGCTGGGGTTCGGGCAGCAGGCGGTGACGTTCACGCTGCTGCTCGCGGTGTCGCTGTACGTCATGTTCTTCTTCGTCCGCGACGGCGAGGCGTTGCGGGAGGTGCTCATCCGGGCGCTGCCGCTGGGGGACCCGCGGGAGCGGCGGTTGTTCACCAAGTTCGCAGCCGTCACGCGGGCGACGGTCAAGGGCACGTTCGTGATCTCGGCCGTCCAGGGGGCCATCGGTGGGGTCGCGTTCGCACTTCTCGGCATCGGGTCGCCCATCCTGTGGGGCGTCATCATGGGCGTCTTTTCCCTAATCCCGGCCGTCGGCGGCGCGATCGTGTGGATCCCGGCCGCGATCTACCTGCTGGCCATCGGCTCCTGGGGGAAGGCTCTCATTCTGGCGGGCATCGGCGCGGGGATCATGGGCACCGTCGACAACGCCCTCCGGCCGGTCCTCGTCGGGCGAGACGCCGGAATGCCGGACTACATGATCCTGCTCTCGACGCTCGGCGGGCTGGCGACGTTCGGGTTCTCCGGCCTCGTGGTCGGGCCCGTCGTGGCGGGTCTGTTCCTGACCGTCTGGGAGATCTTCACCGAGGAGTTCGGCCCGGCCGATGACCACCCCACGGCGCCGGGGGTGCCCCCCGGCCCGGCGACCGAGGTGCAAGTAGACGACGCACCGCCGTCGGGCGCGGAGGCCGCGTAG
- a CDS encoding DUF5683 domain-containing protein — MRWLCAALLLGALAGAPAAQVADSLARPAAPPVSLDTLTRTPRGAVTRALLLPGLGQVYNRQSVKAPVAAALVAGAVVYFVDRQRQYILYRRAAAYAGCVESPGDPESSPDRVTLCADVLVADMDEYNRLNAQTSTTLTSSTLRSIRATARSQRDIGGVVVLAAYALQALDAYVSAELADFDVSEDLSIRLLPRPSGPAMGLRVRL; from the coding sequence ATGCGCTGGCTCTGCGCCGCCTTGCTCCTCGGCGCCCTCGCTGGAGCCCCGGCCGCCCAGGTGGCCGACTCGCTCGCCCGTCCGGCCGCGCCGCCGGTTTCCCTGGACACCCTCACGCGGACGCCCCGGGGAGCTGTCACGCGGGCGCTCCTCCTTCCCGGCCTCGGGCAGGTCTACAACCGGCAGTCGGTCAAGGCGCCCGTGGCCGCAGCGCTGGTCGCCGGGGCCGTGGTCTACTTCGTAGATCGGCAGCGACAGTACATCCTCTACCGCAGGGCAGCGGCGTATGCCGGGTGCGTGGAGTCGCCGGGCGACCCGGAATCCTCCCCGGACCGTGTCACACTCTGTGCCGACGTGCTGGTGGCGGACATGGATGAGTACAACCGTCTCAACGCGCAGACCTCGACGACGCTGACCTCCTCGACGCTGCGGTCGATCCGTGCGACGGCGCGCAGCCAGCGCGACATCGGGGGCGTGGTGGTGCTCGCGGCCTATGCGCTCCAGGCCCTCGACGCCTACGTCTCGGCCGAACTGGCCGACTTCGATGTGAGCGAGGACCTCAGCATTCGCCTTCTCCCCCGGCCGTCAGGTCCTGCCATGGGACTGCGCGTCCGGCTCTGA